Proteins from a single region of Acipenser ruthenus chromosome 31, fAciRut3.2 maternal haplotype, whole genome shotgun sequence:
- the LOC117973920 gene encoding protein CutA homolog, which translates to MDWFYQRFHKDSLSLTIPRPGCVSIFLVILLSLVVYPVLKTVSLQLHSAFTGSYVSGFNSVALISCPNEQVAKDIARAVMEKRLAAGVNILPKSSSMYYWKGEIEEATEIPLLIKTRTSNIPKLSEYVRSIHPFEVPEIMSFPIDQGNPLFMKWIEEAVPDE; encoded by the exons ATGGACTGGTTCTATCAGCGATTCCACAAAGACTCGCTTTCTCTAACCATTCCCCGTCCTGGATGTGTTTCAATTTTCCtg GTGATACTGCTGTCCTTGGTGGTGTACCCGGTTCTGAAGACTGTGAGTCTGCAGCTGCACTCTGCATTCACAGGGAGCTACGTTTCAGGGTTCAATTCTGTAGCCCTTATAAGCTGTCCGAATGAGCAGGTGGCAAAGGACATTGCCAG agCTGTAATGGAGAAGAGACTGGCTGCTGGTGTGAACATTTTACCAAAGAGCTCTTCCAT GTACTATTGGAAAGGTGAAATTGAAGAAGCTACTGAAATCCCGCTG CTGATAAAGACAAGGACTTCAAACATCCCCAAACTGTCAGAGTATGTGAG gtcTATCCATCCTTTTGAGGTCCCTGAAATAATGAGCTTTCCGATCGATCAGGGAAACCCACTTTTCATGAAGTGGATAGAGGAAGCAGTTCCAGACGAATGA